A genomic segment from Aspergillus chevalieri M1 DNA, chromosome 7, nearly complete sequence encodes:
- a CDS encoding protein-arginine deiminase domain-containing protein (COG:S;~EggNog:ENOG410PH6K;~InterPro:IPR004303,IPR013530,IPR036556;~PFAM:PF03068;~SECRETED:SignalP(1-19);~go_component: GO:0005737 - cytoplasm [Evidence IEA];~go_function: GO:0004668 - protein-arginine deiminase activity [Evidence IEA];~go_function: GO:0005509 - calcium ion binding [Evidence IEA];~go_process: GO:0018101 - protein citrullination [Evidence IEA]) translates to MGSRVYITSLLLSSSLVYAFSPAIRADTNRDGVVDLDGNTDAVDKDLWSEDHGAIFLPNIGDAKGRCHFRDRRDQDLSDIELASCNDASGDTLITPEYLAPLRTVPIHDIGSNATAHVAADPSPYVRIFWKHGSEWIYIDPEFIFNATAIRTGLELGIDSRALVTDSDVWNGTARVSFTVTESNTTKTDHVALKLAPVLLHHHLQPAQRLISVLGNDSTKAQHRFIRELDAAKQKAGLNTPLTLLGSSDDWWAQDIMEPAFASMPGPNGPISIRVILRTAQESRPAGRQVFTQLRGKGIGGFLPVGSGVLGRREINSGGNIETIPPYTSKKTGKHYPLGRILTGQHFEEKHSEAMMKFFRAQRLQDPLVIEAGWLAVGHVDEFISFLPADNELGFTMAVSDPVAGFNVLLKANESGYGTVDAYSANLQDRTPPQGAEPRLNWTIGQVVSDEVVLHATVRAQRNIDSAVHVLLEETGLTKEDLIYIPHLFTDGEFSGPGHTKSRDGLPPHMSPPKEGEFNVASFFPASINGVVLGNHFICARAFGPVIDGKDIFQDAVEKAFRKSNMTVHFIDDFWSHHINGGDVHCGSNTLRDTAVSWWSQQ, encoded by the coding sequence ATGGGATCTCGTGTGTATATCACATCTCTGCTCCTCAGTTCTTCGCTCGTCTATGCCTTTTCTCCCGCGATTCGCGCCGACACCAATCGTGATGGAGTAGTGGACCTGGATGGCAACACGGATGCTGTCGACAAAGACTTATGGTCCGAGGACCATGGTGCTATCTTCCTGCCTAATATCGGAGATGCCAAAGGCAGGTGTCACTTCAGGGACCGCAGAGACCAAGACCTTAGCGACATTGAGCTGGCCAGCTGCAACGATGCCTCGGGAGATACTCTGATCACGCCAGAGTACCTTGCACCGCTCCGCACGGTGCCCATCCATGACATTGGCAGCAACGCAACGGCACATGTTGCTGCAGATCCATCCCCTTACGTGCGAATCTTTTGGAAACACGGCTCCGAATGGATCTACATCGATCCCGAGTTCATCTTCAACGCCACTGCCATCCGGACCGGCCTAGAGTTGGGAATCGATTCCCGAGCCCTTGTTACGGACTCTGACGTCTGGAACGGCACTGCTCGAGTCTCCTTCACTGTCACGGAgtccaacaccaccaaaaCTGACCATGTTGCGCTCAAGCTTGCCCCGGTCCTCCTCCACCATCACCTTCAGCCAGCTCAACGACTTATCAGCGTTCTTGGGAATGACTCTACCAAGGCCCAGCATCGGTTCATTAGGGAGCTCGATGCAGCCAAGCAAAAGGCCGGATTGAACACTCCCCTGACTTTGCTCGGTTCCAGTGATGATTGGTGGGCACAGGATATTATGGAACCTGCATTTGCCAGCATGCCAGGACCAAATGGCCCCATCTCCATCCGTGTCATTCTCCGTACAGCCCAAGAATCCCGTCCGGCTGGCCGACAGGTCTTCACCCAACTCCGTGGCAAAGGTATCGGTGGTTTTCTACCTGTCGGAAGTGGAGTTCTAGGACGTCGAGAGATCAATTCAGGCGGCAACATCGAGACAATCCCGCCGTATACCAGCAAAAAAACCGGAAAGCACTATCCACTTGGCCGGATCTTGACTGGACAGCATTTTGAGGAGAAGCATTCAGAAGCGATGATGAAGTTTTTCCGGGCCCAACGGTTGCAGGATCCCCTCGTCATTGAAGCCGGTTGGCTAGCGGTTGGACATGTTGACGAGTTCATCTCGTTCTTGCCGGCAGATAACGAGCTGGGGTTTACTATGGCCGTTTCGGACCCGGTAGCTGGATTCAATGTCCTCCTTAAAGCCAACGAGAGCGGATATGGGACGGTGGATGCTTACAGCGCGAACCTACAGGACCGCACACCTCCTCAAGGTGCTGAACCACGTTTGAACTGGACAATCGGTCAAGTCGTCTCTGATGAAGTGGTTCTGCATGCCACAGTCCGGGCTCAGAGAAATATTGATTCGGCCGTGCACGTTCTCCTCGAAGAGACTGGTTTGACCAAGGAAGATTTAATTTATATTCCTCACCTCTTCACTGACGGTGAATTTTCAGGGCCTGGACACACAAAAAGCCGCGATGGTCTTCCTCCCCACATGTCGCCACCCAAGGAAGGCGAATTCAATGTTGCCTCTTTCTTCCCAGCCTCCATCAACGGGGTAGTGCTAGGCAACCATTTCATTTGCGCTCGAGCATTTGGCCCTGTTATCGATGGAAAAGATATCTTTCAGGACGCTGTTGAGAAGGCCTTCCGCAAGTCAAATATGACGGTACATTTTATTGATGACTTTTGGTCTCACCACATCAATGGTGGCGATGTTCACTGTGGTTCGAACACACTGAGAGACACGGCCGTGTCATGGTGGAGTCAGCAGTGA